The following are from one region of the Hymenobacter sp. YIM 151858-1 genome:
- a CDS encoding PaaI family thioesterase has product MADLPDVNTLVALYDQINNYGRTNGMKLTVHRPGHVTYTMRVREEHLSSPGTAHGGIVAGLMDAVLGAAALTQAFTEQEFVSTVEFKINYLQPVHLGDELVAHAEVEHHGKSLVVVNGRIECPLREALVALGLGTFNRYPATKRDFVRSVASKLGLGDDDR; this is encoded by the coding sequence ATGGCCGACCTACCCGACGTGAACACCCTCGTGGCTCTTTACGATCAGATAAACAACTACGGCCGCACCAACGGCATGAAGCTGACGGTGCACCGGCCGGGCCACGTTACCTACACCATGCGCGTGCGCGAGGAACATTTGTCGTCGCCGGGTACGGCGCACGGCGGCATTGTGGCCGGCCTGATGGATGCCGTGCTGGGTGCGGCAGCCCTCACGCAAGCCTTTACCGAGCAGGAGTTTGTGTCCACGGTCGAGTTCAAGATCAACTACCTGCAGCCCGTGCACCTAGGCGACGAGCTGGTGGCCCACGCCGAGGTAGAGCACCACGGCAAAAGCCTGGTGGTAGTAAACGGCCGCATCGAGTGCCCGCTGCGCGAGGCCCTGGTGGCCCTGGGCCTGGGCACCTTCAACCGCTACCCCGCCACCAAGCGCGATTTTGTGCGCTCTGTGGCCAGTAAGCTGGGTTTAGGCGATGATGACAGGTGA
- a CDS encoding protein-export chaperone SecB, producing the protein MEQTPAKFSLQGVQIKESLFKQAEEYTGSFKVTTEANGVVRRLDRVFQLHLQVRVFDESGSFEAKVYQVGNFVFDQDIEASSLTNYFVGNAPAMLFPFVRSYIAAVTALSGYSTIIVPALNLVELGKKLRSSIVEEE; encoded by the coding sequence ATGGAACAAACGCCAGCAAAATTTTCGCTGCAAGGGGTACAGATTAAAGAAAGCTTATTCAAGCAAGCCGAAGAGTATACCGGAAGCTTTAAAGTAACTACGGAAGCCAATGGTGTAGTGCGACGCTTGGATCGTGTTTTTCAGTTGCATCTCCAGGTGAGAGTCTTCGATGAGTCAGGAAGCTTTGAGGCTAAAGTTTATCAGGTAGGTAACTTTGTTTTTGATCAAGATATAGAAGCGAGCAGCCTAACTAACTACTTTGTAGGCAATGCGCCGGCGATGCTTTTTCCATTCGTTCGCTCATACATAGCTGCTGTTACTGCGCTTTCAGGGTATTCAACCATTATAGTTCCTGCCTTGAACCTAGTTGAGTTAGGCAAGAAACTTCGCTCCAGTATTGTAGAAGAGGAATAA
- a CDS encoding J domain-containing protein, with the protein MTTYYQVLELTEQATAHDIRRAYLRLVRLTHPDRTPDPVAHQRYLLVNDAYDTLRHPATRARYDAQLAALRNPLLASAPPPAYAEPFPGNAYQVLRVPYSATAAHIHQAYQRLRAVLQANTVDPALRQYLQQVEHAYATLNDPRLRPSHDARVKGQRPARGPDPLAEQYVRYAPLARRLCWAALVFFGLLLVDMSWTLRFAPDPVASVEYHIGSRRGSPSYYWVKTSHAAFRSAWNYQVGEPLEVRRSALFRQVRAYRSATDAAAPLIDYSSELMYGALFFFPLVMAASAGFGAWPGSSPKRTVDNAIVVALLAIIVLYLMVSY; encoded by the coding sequence GTGACAACTTATTACCAAGTACTGGAGCTTACCGAGCAGGCCACCGCCCACGATATCAGGCGGGCGTACCTGCGGCTGGTGCGCCTTACTCACCCCGACCGCACCCCCGACCCGGTGGCCCACCAGCGGTACCTGCTTGTAAACGACGCGTACGATACGCTGCGGCACCCGGCTACCCGCGCCCGCTACGATGCGCAACTGGCGGCGCTGCGCAACCCGTTGCTGGCCTCCGCACCCCCGCCTGCCTATGCCGAGCCTTTCCCGGGCAATGCGTACCAGGTGCTGCGCGTGCCCTACTCCGCTACTGCTGCCCACATCCATCAGGCTTACCAACGGTTGCGCGCTGTGCTGCAGGCCAACACCGTCGATCCGGCTTTGCGCCAATACCTGCAGCAGGTAGAGCACGCCTATGCTACCCTGAACGACCCGCGCCTCCGCCCTTCCCACGATGCCCGCGTGAAAGGCCAGCGCCCGGCGCGGGGGCCCGATCCGCTAGCGGAGCAGTACGTCAGGTATGCGCCGCTGGCCCGGCGGCTGTGTTGGGCGGCCCTGGTTTTCTTCGGGTTGCTGCTGGTAGATATGAGTTGGACCCTGCGGTTTGCCCCCGATCCGGTGGCGTCCGTTGAGTACCACATAGGCAGCCGGCGCGGCAGCCCGTCGTATTACTGGGTAAAAACATCCCACGCCGCCTTTCGCAGCGCCTGGAACTACCAGGTAGGCGAGCCGCTTGAGGTTCGCCGCAGTGCGCTGTTTCGGCAGGTACGCGCCTACCGCTCCGCTACCGATGCCGCGGCACCGCTGATTGACTACTCCTCGGAGCTGATGTACGGCGCGTTGTTTTTCTTTCCGTTGGTGATGGCGGCGTCCGCAGGTTTCGGCGCCTGGCCCGGCAGCTCGCCCAAGCGCACCGTCGATAACGCCATTGTGGTAGCCCTGCTGGCGATTATTGTGCTCTACCTGATGGTTAGCTACTAA
- a CDS encoding metal-dependent hydrolase has product MRGSSHLAIGLITGAGIAAVVPDVRLSLPGVALAGFSALAPDLDHPGSRLSKRLGFAQNYVRWAFAAAGVLLAVFTHFNLPEGPERRMGFTAALSMFLIGMAMQNQSARKLALLFTGVGAVLAGLYWQYLWLSLLGAFVATAPFTSHRSWTHTIWAAALWTYIGYLANRDLGWHGVTAYAGAGYMSHLLADTLTKSGVRYLLPLSDKALKLPLISTGSTLGNMIELGICAGYGLLVALLWWQRLSFA; this is encoded by the coding sequence GTGCGCGGATCTTCACATTTAGCTATTGGCCTGATTACCGGCGCCGGCATTGCGGCCGTAGTGCCCGATGTGCGCCTGTCGCTGCCCGGCGTGGCGCTGGCGGGCTTTTCGGCCCTGGCCCCCGACCTCGACCACCCCGGCTCGCGCCTGAGCAAGCGCCTGGGTTTCGCCCAAAACTACGTGCGCTGGGCCTTTGCCGCGGCGGGCGTGCTGCTGGCGGTGTTCACGCATTTCAACCTGCCCGAAGGACCGGAGCGGCGCATGGGCTTCACGGCGGCTTTGTCGATGTTTCTGATCGGCATGGCCATGCAAAACCAGTCGGCGCGCAAGCTGGCGTTGCTGTTCACGGGGGTAGGGGCGGTGCTGGCCGGGCTCTACTGGCAATATCTGTGGCTGAGCTTGCTCGGCGCGTTTGTGGCCACGGCCCCGTTTACCTCGCACCGCTCCTGGACGCACACCATCTGGGCGGCCGCGCTCTGGACCTACATCGGCTACCTCGCCAACCGCGACCTAGGGTGGCACGGCGTAACGGCCTACGCCGGCGCGGGCTACATGTCGCACCTGCTGGCCGATACGCTCACCAAATCGGGCGTACGGTACCTGCTGCCGCTTTCTGATAAGGCGCTAAAACTTCCGCTTATCTCAACCGGCTCAACCCTTGGAAATATGATAGAACTTGGGATATGTGCCGGTTATGGTTTGCTGGTGGCCTTGCTGTGGTGGCAGCGGCTCAGCTTTGCATAG
- the mfd gene encoding transcription-repair coupling factor — MQASEFLRLYSLDTDIQALAMRLAPATGAAALRFHLRGLVGSQDATVAAALHLDRPDEHLVFVLHDRDEAAFFASDLQHLVGEREEVLIFPSSYKRSYALDETENANVLMRAEVLNRLSGKAGKASPPGPLSAGEGVRSKGKDIKQENKPTLGSPSPAERGPAPEGSREAPPKGALIVTYPEALSEKVINRQSLVQNTFSAKVGERLDVNFLGELLAEYDFERTDFVYEAGQYAVRGGIVDVFSYANELPYRIELFGDEIDSIRTFNPESQLSVERKEFISIVPNVQTKLLTEKRESFLEFLPANSAIWAKDVRQLLDVVGEQFDRAEQNFKQLMEEAGGQQIVSSPEALFETTKALKKSLERFPVLEFGKRFYYKEAEQVQFTSKPQPSFNKDFNRLVKNLHENQGRDLVNIIAADSMRQIDRLRTIFDELDHDVRFQHLALGLREGFVDEDRKLVVYTDHQLFERYYRAQEKRKFSKKKALTLKELRNLSPGDYVVHQDHGIARFVGLTQVEIHGHVQEAIRLVYRDDDVLTVSIHALHKIAKYSGAEGTPPTMSKLGSPEWENKKKAVKKKVKDIAADLIRLYAKRKTAPGYAFSKDGFLQAELESSFIYEDTPDQAKSTEDVKNDMEQPHPMDRLVCGDVGFGKTEVAIRAAFKAVCDGKQVAVLVPTTILAMQHFKTFRDRLAEFPVTVDYINRFKTTKQVKETLGKVAEGKTDILIGTHRLTNKDIQFKDLGLLIIDEEQKFGVKTKDKLKELKVNVDTLTLTATPIPRTLHFSLMGARDLSVISTPPPNRQPVQTELAVFDEHLVRDAIARELKRGGQVFYVHNRVKDITEQAAMIQRLVPDARITYIHGQMEGEDLEKRMMKFVEGEYDVLVSTNLIESGLDIPNANTIIINRAHMHGLSDLHQMRGRVGRSNKKAYCYLLTPPVAGLPSDARKRLSTLEEFSDLGAGFNVAMRDLDIRGAGNLLGGEQSGFINDLGYETYHQILDEAVQELKETEFRDLFLGDTTGRLKEAADFARPKECNIETDLQILIPDTYVSNVSERLRLYSKLDRAKEPEELRRLLVSMEDRFGPLPPEVEQLADIVRLRWQGSRVGFEKISLKKGTLKGYLRAGEGSEAYFQGEQFGQILNYVQTHPRSSRMKERKDQLIISIDDVRDVLHAREIMNELSAESMPPVVAAATVSDDEDDV; from the coding sequence GTGCAAGCTTCCGAATTCCTCCGCCTCTACTCGCTCGATACCGACATTCAGGCCCTGGCCATGCGCCTTGCGCCTGCCACCGGCGCCGCTGCGCTGCGCTTTCATTTGCGCGGCCTGGTAGGCAGCCAGGATGCCACGGTAGCCGCCGCCCTGCACCTCGACCGCCCCGACGAGCACCTCGTATTTGTGCTGCACGACCGCGACGAGGCCGCGTTCTTCGCCTCCGACCTGCAGCACCTTGTGGGCGAGCGGGAGGAGGTGCTCATTTTCCCGAGCTCTTACAAGCGCTCCTACGCGCTCGACGAAACCGAAAACGCCAACGTGCTGATGCGCGCCGAGGTGCTGAACCGCCTCAGCGGCAAGGCTGGCAAGGCTTCACCCCCCGGCCCCCTCTCCGCGGGAGAGGGGGTGCGTTCTAAGGGCAAGGACATTAAGCAGGAAAACAAGCCCACGTTAGGCTCCCCCTCTCCCGCGGAGAGGGGGCCGGCCCCGGAGGGGTCCCGTGAGGCCCCTCCGAAAGGTGCCCTCATCGTAACGTACCCCGAGGCGCTGAGCGAGAAGGTAATCAACCGCCAGAGCCTGGTGCAGAACACCTTTTCGGCCAAGGTGGGCGAGCGGCTCGATGTGAACTTCCTGGGCGAGCTGCTGGCCGAATACGACTTCGAGCGCACCGACTTTGTGTACGAAGCCGGCCAGTACGCCGTGCGCGGTGGCATCGTCGACGTGTTCAGCTACGCCAACGAGCTGCCCTACCGCATCGAGCTGTTCGGCGACGAGATTGACTCGATTCGCACGTTCAATCCGGAGTCGCAGCTGTCGGTGGAGCGCAAGGAGTTCATCAGCATTGTGCCGAACGTGCAGACGAAGTTGCTGACGGAAAAGCGCGAGTCGTTTCTGGAGTTTTTGCCGGCCAATTCGGCTATTTGGGCCAAGGACGTGCGCCAGCTGCTCGACGTAGTTGGCGAGCAGTTCGACCGGGCCGAGCAGAACTTCAAGCAGCTGATGGAGGAAGCCGGCGGGCAGCAGATCGTGTCGTCGCCGGAGGCTTTGTTTGAGACCACCAAGGCGCTGAAGAAAAGCCTGGAGCGCTTTCCGGTACTGGAGTTCGGCAAGCGCTTTTACTACAAAGAGGCCGAGCAGGTGCAGTTCACGAGCAAGCCGCAGCCCTCGTTCAATAAGGACTTCAACCGCCTCGTCAAGAACCTGCACGAAAACCAGGGGCGCGATTTGGTGAACATCATTGCCGCCGACTCGATGCGGCAGATTGACCGGCTGCGCACCATCTTCGACGAGCTCGACCACGACGTGCGCTTTCAGCACCTGGCCCTAGGTCTGCGCGAAGGGTTTGTGGACGAGGACCGTAAGCTGGTAGTGTATACCGACCACCAGCTGTTTGAGCGCTACTACCGCGCCCAGGAGAAGCGCAAGTTCTCTAAAAAGAAGGCCCTGACACTGAAGGAGCTGCGCAACCTGAGCCCCGGCGACTACGTGGTGCATCAGGACCACGGCATTGCCCGCTTCGTGGGCCTTACGCAGGTAGAGATTCACGGCCATGTGCAGGAGGCCATCCGGCTGGTGTACCGCGACGACGACGTGCTGACGGTGAGCATCCACGCGCTGCACAAAATTGCCAAGTACTCGGGGGCCGAGGGCACGCCGCCCACCATGAGCAAGCTGGGCTCGCCGGAGTGGGAAAACAAGAAAAAGGCCGTTAAGAAGAAGGTTAAGGACATTGCCGCCGACCTCATCCGGCTGTACGCCAAGCGCAAAACCGCGCCGGGCTACGCCTTCAGCAAAGACGGCTTTTTGCAGGCCGAGCTGGAGTCGTCGTTTATCTACGAAGACACGCCCGACCAGGCCAAGTCGACGGAGGACGTGAAAAACGACATGGAGCAGCCGCACCCCATGGACCGCCTCGTGTGCGGCGACGTGGGCTTCGGCAAAACCGAGGTAGCCATTCGGGCGGCCTTCAAGGCCGTGTGCGACGGCAAGCAGGTGGCCGTGCTGGTGCCCACCACCATTCTGGCCATGCAGCACTTCAAAACCTTCCGCGACCGACTGGCCGAATTCCCCGTGACGGTGGACTACATCAACCGCTTCAAAACCACCAAGCAGGTAAAGGAAACCCTAGGTAAGGTGGCCGAGGGCAAAACGGATATCCTCATCGGCACGCACCGCCTCACCAACAAGGACATTCAGTTCAAGGACCTAGGGCTGCTCATCATCGATGAGGAGCAGAAGTTCGGGGTGAAAACCAAGGACAAGCTGAAGGAGCTAAAAGTGAACGTGGACACCCTCACGCTCACGGCCACGCCCATTCCGCGCACCTTGCACTTCTCGCTCATGGGTGCCCGCGACCTGTCGGTTATCAGCACGCCGCCGCCCAACCGCCAGCCGGTGCAAACCGAGCTGGCCGTGTTCGACGAGCACCTGGTGCGCGATGCCATAGCTCGCGAGCTGAAGCGCGGCGGGCAGGTGTTTTATGTGCACAACCGCGTGAAGGACATTACCGAGCAGGCGGCCATGATTCAGCGCCTGGTGCCCGATGCCCGCATTACCTACATACACGGGCAAATGGAGGGCGAAGACCTGGAAAAGCGCATGATGAAGTTTGTGGAGGGCGAGTACGACGTGCTCGTGTCGACGAACCTCATCGAATCGGGCCTCGATATTCCGAACGCCAACACCATCATCATCAACCGGGCGCACATGCACGGCCTCTCCGACCTGCACCAGATGCGCGGGCGCGTGGGCCGCTCCAACAAAAAAGCCTACTGCTACCTGCTTACGCCGCCGGTGGCCGGCCTGCCCTCCGACGCCCGCAAGCGCCTGAGCACCCTCGAGGAGTTTTCCGACCTAGGGGCCGGCTTTAACGTGGCCATGCGCGACCTCGACATTCGCGGCGCCGGCAACCTGCTGGGCGGCGAGCAGTCGGGCTTTATTAACGACTTGGGCTACGAAACCTACCACCAGATTCTCGACGAGGCCGTGCAGGAGCTGAAGGAAACCGAGTTCCGCGACCTGTTTTTGGGCGACACCACCGGCCGCCTCAAAGAAGCCGCCGATTTTGCCCGCCCCAAGGAGTGCAACATCGAAACCGACCTGCAAATCCTCATCCCCGATACCTACGTGAGCAACGTATCGGAGCGCCTGCGGCTGTACTCGAAGCTCGACCGCGCCAAGGAGCCCGAGGAGCTGCGCCGCCTGCTGGTGAGCATGGAAGACCGCTTCGGCCCGCTGCCGCCCGAGGTAGAGCAGCTGGCCGACATTGTGCGCCTGCGCTGGCAGGGCTCGCGCGTGGGCTTCGAGAAGATATCCTTGAAGAAAGGCACCCTGAAAGGCTACCTGCGCGCCGGCGAAGGCTCGGAGGCGTACTTCCAGGGCGAGCAGTTCGGGCAGATACTGAACTACGTGCAGACGCACCCCCGTTCCTCGCGCATGAAGGAGCGCAAAGACCAGCTCATCATCAGCATCGACGACGTGCGCGACGTGCTGCACGCCCGCGAGATTATGAACGAGCTAAGCGCGGAGTCGATGCCGCCGGTGGTAGCTGCCGCTACGGTGTCGGATGACGAGGACGACGTGTAG
- a CDS encoding YajQ family cyclic di-GMP-binding protein, whose protein sequence is MASFDIVSKIDPQTLENAVNNAKKELLTRYDFRDTKGGIELDKQNNVITLSSENSMKIKSLEDILMGRMVKQSIDPTSLDFSADEEASGALVKKKLPVRAGIDKDLSRKIQKLIKDSKLKVEAQIQGDQLRVTAKKIDDLQAVIALLRGNAATIGQPLQFVNMKS, encoded by the coding sequence ATGGCCTCGTTCGATATCGTCAGCAAAATAGACCCGCAAACGCTCGAAAACGCCGTCAACAACGCCAAAAAAGAGTTGCTGACGCGCTACGACTTCCGCGACACCAAAGGCGGCATCGAGCTGGACAAACAAAACAACGTAATCACGCTGTCGTCGGAAAACTCCATGAAGATCAAGTCGCTCGAAGACATCCTCATGGGGCGCATGGTCAAGCAGAGCATCGACCCCACCAGCCTCGATTTTTCGGCCGACGAGGAAGCCTCGGGGGCTTTGGTCAAGAAAAAGCTGCCGGTGCGCGCCGGCATCGACAAAGACCTGAGCCGCAAAATTCAGAAGCTCATCAAAGACTCGAAGCTGAAGGTGGAAGCCCAGATCCAAGGCGACCAGCTGCGCGTAACGGCCAAGAAAATCGACGATCTGCAGGCCGTAATTGCTTTGCTGCGCGGCAACGCCGCCACCATTGGCCAGCCGCTGCAGTTCGTGAACATGAAAAGCTAA
- a CDS encoding VOC family protein — MKKVTGIGGIFFKCQDPAQVREWYKTHLGLDTNPYGASFAWRDDADPAKQGSTQWSPFAETSSYFEPSAKEFMINYRVENLEALVAQLRTQGVIILDEIEASEYGKFVHILDPEGNKLELWEPADEQAE, encoded by the coding sequence ATGAAAAAAGTAACCGGCATTGGCGGCATCTTCTTCAAGTGCCAAGACCCCGCCCAAGTGCGCGAGTGGTACAAAACGCACCTAGGGCTCGACACCAACCCGTACGGGGCCAGCTTTGCGTGGCGTGATGATGCCGACCCCGCGAAACAAGGCTCGACACAATGGAGCCCCTTCGCCGAAACGAGCTCCTACTTCGAGCCCTCGGCCAAGGAGTTCATGATAAACTACCGCGTCGAGAACCTGGAGGCCTTGGTAGCGCAGCTCCGCACCCAGGGCGTAATCATCCTCGACGAAATAGAGGCTTCGGAGTACGGCAAGTTCGTGCACATCCTCGACCCCGAAGGCAACAAGCTTGAGCTATGGGAGCCCGCCGATGAGCAAGCCGAGTAG
- a CDS encoding TerC family protein, translated as MFDLSVFSDPQTWVSLLTLTFMEIVLGIDNIIFISIIVNRLPPEQHQRGRTIGLMLALLFRIALLLSISWIVGLKEPLFHVNLPWVESDFGVTGRDIILFLGGLFLIGKSTTEIHTKLQGEEEHEGGTPAYSTMGRIILQIIIIDIVFSFDSILTAVGLVDNVMIMILAVILSMGVMLAFSGLVANFVNRNPTIKMLALSFLIMIGVMLVMEAFHKEIEKGYIYFAMFFSLVVELLNMRLRKQTEPVHLRDSRYD; from the coding sequence ATGTTCGATTTATCCGTCTTCTCTGACCCCCAAACCTGGGTTAGCCTGCTTACCCTCACGTTCATGGAAATCGTGCTGGGTATCGACAACATCATCTTCATTTCCATCATCGTCAACCGCCTGCCGCCCGAGCAGCACCAGCGCGGCCGCACCATTGGCCTGATGCTGGCTTTGTTGTTCCGCATCGCGCTGCTGCTCAGCATTTCCTGGATTGTGGGCCTGAAAGAGCCGCTGTTCCACGTGAACCTGCCGTGGGTGGAGAGCGACTTCGGCGTAACCGGCCGCGACATCATCCTTTTCCTGGGTGGTTTGTTCCTGATCGGCAAGAGCACCACCGAAATCCACACGAAGCTGCAAGGCGAGGAGGAGCACGAGGGGGGCACGCCCGCTTACAGCACCATGGGCCGCATCATCCTGCAAATCATCATCATCGATATCGTGTTTTCGTTCGACTCCATTCTCACGGCCGTGGGCTTGGTTGACAACGTGATGATTATGATTCTGGCCGTTATTCTGTCGATGGGCGTGATGCTGGCCTTCTCGGGCCTGGTTGCCAACTTCGTGAACCGCAACCCGACCATCAAGATGCTGGCCCTCTCGTTCCTGATCATGATCGGGGTGATGCTGGTGATGGAAGCCTTCCACAAGGAAATCGAGAAAGGCTACATCTACTTCGCCATGTTCTTCTCGTTGGTGGTGGAGCTGCTGAACATGCGCCTGCGCAAGCAAACCGAGCCCGTGCACCTGCGCGACTCGCGCTACGACTAA
- a CDS encoding pyridoxal-phosphate dependent enzyme gives MLLAPALKAALAQTHARIQPYVHNTPVLTSHLLDELAGATLYFKCENFQRMGAFKMRGAVNAIMQLSAEEQQRGVVTHSSGNFAQALALAAQSLGVAAYIVMPNNAPRVKKEAVLAYGGQVVECAPTLAAREQAAQQIVAERGATFIHPSNDLNVILGQGTAAVELLSTQPALDYIFTPVGGGGLVAGTILAAQHFGRNCRVVAGEPATMDDAYRSWQSGTIEGNAAGDTIADGLKTQLGDINFPIIRQGIEAIVLVSEDEIVAAMRLLWERLKIVVEASSAVALAALLKDKTRYAGKQIGIILSGGNVDLSKLPF, from the coding sequence ATGCTACTCGCCCCTGCCCTGAAAGCCGCCCTTGCGCAAACGCACGCCCGCATTCAACCTTACGTGCACAACACGCCGGTGCTTACCTCGCATTTGCTCGATGAGCTGGCCGGCGCTACGCTGTACTTTAAGTGCGAGAACTTTCAGCGGATGGGGGCTTTTAAGATGCGCGGCGCCGTGAATGCCATTATGCAGCTTTCGGCCGAGGAGCAGCAGCGCGGCGTGGTTACGCATTCGTCGGGCAATTTTGCGCAGGCCCTGGCGCTGGCGGCCCAAAGCCTGGGCGTGGCGGCCTACATCGTGATGCCCAACAACGCTCCGCGCGTGAAAAAGGAGGCCGTGCTGGCCTACGGCGGGCAAGTGGTGGAGTGTGCCCCTACCCTTGCGGCGCGCGAGCAAGCGGCGCAGCAAATTGTGGCGGAGCGCGGCGCTACGTTCATCCACCCGTCCAACGACCTCAACGTTATCCTGGGCCAGGGCACTGCTGCTGTCGAATTATTGAGCACGCAGCCCGCTCTCGATTACATCTTCACGCCCGTGGGAGGCGGCGGGCTGGTGGCCGGCACCATTCTGGCAGCGCAGCATTTTGGCCGCAATTGCCGCGTGGTAGCCGGCGAGCCAGCCACCATGGACGATGCCTACCGCTCGTGGCAATCGGGCACGATTGAGGGCAACGCCGCCGGCGACACCATTGCCGACGGCCTGAAAACCCAGCTCGGCGACATCAACTTCCCCATCATCCGGCAAGGCATTGAAGCCATTGTGCTGGTGAGCGAAGACGAGATTGTGGCGGCTATGCGGCTGCTTTGGGAGCGGCTGAAGATTGTGGTGGAGGCCTCGAGCGCCGTGGCCCTGGCCGCCCTGCTGAAAGACAAGACGCGGTACGCCGGCAAGCAAATCGGCATCATTCTGTCGGGTGGCAACGTCGATCTGAGCAAGCTGCCTTTTTAG
- a CDS encoding energy transducer TonB codes for MKYLLSLGLISLSVTSYGQQTKKVTEHRGNTKEQYSALKTDPTVKHGPYARYEGQSGQLAERGYYRNGVRDSLWTEYHWGGSKVRARGAYRNNQKVGEWQAYDYQGELVQRFDYTTRQLLLDKPNPWAEKVTAKSLGAGATLDSKPTYIGGWDAVFRTIGMNIRYPAQALRNNIQGEVRVAFTVDADGKASGFRVAKGIGAGCDEESLRVIQMITDGWFPAQVAGQPVAAELEVPVSFSIR; via the coding sequence ATGAAATACCTCCTCAGCTTAGGACTCATAAGCCTTTCCGTAACGAGCTATGGTCAGCAGACCAAGAAAGTAACCGAGCACCGGGGCAACACCAAAGAGCAATACAGCGCCCTGAAAACCGACCCCACGGTGAAGCACGGGCCTTACGCCCGCTACGAGGGGCAATCAGGGCAGCTGGCCGAGCGGGGCTACTACCGCAACGGCGTGCGCGACAGCCTCTGGACGGAGTACCACTGGGGCGGCAGCAAAGTGCGCGCCCGCGGCGCGTACCGCAACAACCAGAAAGTAGGGGAGTGGCAGGCCTACGATTACCAAGGCGAGCTGGTGCAGCGTTTCGACTACACTACGCGGCAATTGTTGCTTGATAAGCCCAACCCCTGGGCCGAGAAAGTAACCGCCAAATCCCTGGGCGCCGGCGCAACGCTTGATAGCAAGCCCACTTACATCGGCGGATGGGATGCCGTTTTCCGAACCATCGGCATGAACATCCGGTACCCTGCCCAGGCGCTGCGCAACAACATCCAGGGCGAGGTGCGCGTGGCCTTCACGGTTGATGCTGACGGCAAGGCATCCGGCTTCCGGGTGGCCAAAGGCATCGGAGCCGGCTGCGACGAAGAGTCGCTGCGCGTAATTCAGATGATTACCGATGGCTGGTTTCCGGCGCAGGTTGCCGGGCAGCCAGTTGCAGCGGAGTTAGAGGTGCCGGTAAGCTTTTCTATTCGCTAG
- a CDS encoding NYN domain-containing protein encodes MNQINSPLIRIGVFYDGNYFLKISDYYYFQHDRKARISLEGLHDFIRHQVAEDEDADVRLCQITEPHFFRGRLSATEARDKDRLFHDRLLDDILMNMSVQTHYMPLKTRDGRLQEKGVDVWLALEAFDLALHKHLDVVVLIAGDSDYVPLIKKLNTLGTRVMLLSWDFKYTDFKGESRVTRPSQLLLETVNYAVAMNEVIDGRGGEIVDNLFVNQPEPSAYPNVATPPRPAATTYQPTAAGPEGSIGVSTIKNLKNGYGFVVMPPNNLFFSYADMAEGQDFNELHEGDWVEFTVGRNHRNEDCARNVRKVEAPAESDYQHETAESESL; translated from the coding sequence ATGAACCAGATCAATAGCCCGCTGATCCGGATCGGCGTCTTCTACGACGGCAACTATTTCCTTAAGATCAGTGATTACTACTACTTCCAGCACGACCGTAAAGCCCGGATTAGCCTGGAAGGCCTGCACGATTTCATTCGGCACCAAGTAGCCGAGGATGAAGACGCCGACGTGCGTCTGTGCCAAATCACCGAGCCCCACTTCTTCCGTGGCCGCTTGTCGGCTACCGAAGCCCGCGATAAGGACCGCCTGTTCCACGACCGTCTGCTCGACGATATCCTGATGAACATGTCGGTGCAAACGCACTACATGCCCCTGAAAACCCGCGACGGCCGCCTGCAAGAGAAAGGTGTTGACGTGTGGCTGGCCCTCGAAGCCTTCGACCTGGCCCTGCACAAGCACCTCGACGTGGTAGTGCTCATCGCCGGCGACTCGGACTACGTGCCCCTGATCAAGAAGCTGAACACGCTGGGTACCCGCGTGATGCTGCTGAGCTGGGATTTCAAGTACACCGACTTCAAAGGCGAAAGCCGCGTAACCCGCCCCTCGCAGCTGCTGCTCGAAACGGTAAACTACGCCGTGGCCATGAACGAGGTAATCGACGGCCGCGGTGGCGAAATCGTCGACAACCTGTTCGTGAATCAGCCCGAGCCCTCGGCTTACCCCAACGTGGCTACGCCGCCGCGCCCCGCTGCTACCACGTACCAGCCCACTGCGGCCGGCCCCGAGGGTTCTATTGGTGTCAGCACCATCAAGAACCTGAAGAACGGCTACGGCTTTGTGGTGATGCCGCCCAACAACTTGTTCTTCTCCTACGCCGACATGGCCGAAGGCCAGGACTTCAACGAGCTGCACGAAGGCGATTGGGTTGAGTTTACGGTGGGCCGCAACCACCGCAACGAAGACTGCGCCCGCAACGTGCGCAAGGTAGAAGCCCCCGCTGAAAGCGACTACCAGCACGAAACGGCCGAATCGGAAAGCCTGTAG